gcgaacctaaagaaacactcactaaaaCCTGACTGATCTTTTTGGCTTTGGGAATCGTTAATGTGGGCCCTACCTGATTCAccttaatacaaatactaatactaatactgatcaCCTCCATCTCTCAAGGACAACGCTGGCACACAAACTCCTCGCCTCTCCCTGCATCGTGAAGGCCTTGCTCTTATTCCCCTTATCAGACCCTAACAAAATATAAGCCCTAATTAGACTTTCATTAAACTTCGATCTTAGTAACAGGTaacagggagggtggaagggggggagtTTGGATGAATCTGGGACAGTCTTGGGTGAAaggctgagagggaggaagggaagggtgcagTGGGTGGGGTTTGGTAGGTTGGGTAGATGTGTGGTTGACGTATGGGTGAGGTTGACATAGGTAGGTGGATTGGCAGGTATAAGGGATGAGTTTTTTAGGGTCAAGGGAGATACAGAAGGCAGCCTGAGAGAAGGGTTGGtacgctttctcttttttttagtcatcgggtgaagtgttttttgttgtttgtgtgtcgGTCTGGCTTGTCGCTGCccgcccgtccgtccgtccgtccgcccGTCCGTCTGTCCAGTACCGGCTTCGTCGCCTCCTTGACCTGCCTTTCCCTCGTCAACGGTTATCCTCCACCCGTCAatcctcacccccccttccccccccgtcCTCAAAGCCACATTCTCACGAGTACGGCTTTGTTCCCACGACCTTGCTCACCCGACACCCGACACGCCCCGCCGCCttgtttcaccccccccccccccgccactgTGCTTTGGTGAGTGTTGGGGGCGGGAAACCCGGGCacgggcgggacggggcggggcggggcggggcgggggtgcctggacgaggaaggcaaggaggggcTCAAGGAAACAAGGAATGGAATTTGTAATCGTATATTTACAACACATAAAGGACACACTGAGCCGTGAGGAACCTGTGAGGGGTGCGGCGCCGCCACGGCCACGGCGACGACCTCATGGCGACgctccggtggtggtggtggtggtggtgaggcgcaTCACCACCTGGTATGGTGGTGATGCGCATCGCCACGTGTGTGGCGGCGAGGCTCCTCACCGGTCAGCGTGGTGAGTGCCACGGCAAGACGAAGCCGTGGCGGGACAGGCGTGCAGGGAGGCGCGGCGCGGGGCTGGCTGAAGGCTGGGACGTGTTGGGGACGCGGTGCTCAGTCAAAGTCGAACCTgctgtcgtcgtcgtcctcctcggaGGAGCCGAAGGCGCCCTGCGCGCCGTTGGCCGCCGTGCCGCCGAGGGTGGCGGGGACGGCGTTGGACTCGATGACGCGGTAACCGTCGTCGTCGGCGACGTAACGCACGAAGTACTTCTCGCCCTCGGGGGACGTCCAGCTGTACGTGCCGGTGACGGAGGTGTCGTCGGCGATGGACAGGTCGTGGTGGATGTCATCCAGGTCCAGGTCCAGCACCCTGTCGGGGCGCGCCGTGACCACGGCCACGAGGGCCACCAGGGCGAGCACCTGCGGGGGCGGGTCAGGGGTCAGtgggggagataggaggaggggcCGGGCTGAGGGCAGCACACGGCGGGGAAGGAGTGTTACCAGTGACGGCGGGACGGTGTGAGGTGGCCCGGGGAGCGAAAGGGAGCGCTGGGAGGGGACGTGGGCGGGGAGTATGTTGATGACGCGTGGCTCAAGGGACAACTCTGAGGGGGCCGTGTCATGAGGGGCGGGGCAGCCTGAGGCGTGTGTCAGGGGGATGGCTGTTGAGGACTAAACAGAGCAGCGAAGTCTGGGGAGCAAagcagtgtgagtgtgtgtgtgtgtgtgtgtgtgtgttggagggcgGGAGGCTGGCGGGGAGGCTGTGCAGGGAGGGAGCTGCGTGAGGGACAGGACGAGACGGGTGCAGGACAGTCTCACGGCGTGGACGAAGGACCATGATAGGGCAGGAGGCGTAGTAGGGGGAGAagacgatgacgaagaggaggaggaagagggaaaaaggaggaggaagaggaggaggaggacatagagGGAGCACTTACACAAAGCTTcatagtggaggtggaggtggtggtgttggtggtggtgttgtcggcGGTGTGCGTGCGTATGGTACCCCGCCAACGCCGACGCCGCCTTTTAATACCACTCCCGCCGCGGCCACGCCTTCTGCATTCCCCGCCTCCCCAGtcccccctccatctctcccccatgCTTCCTctgcctatcctcctcctcctcttcctccttctcctcctcctccagcacttcaTTCATCCCGTTGTTGGTGTTCTAGTGTTGCTGGTATTGCTGGTGTTGAGTTTGTGGTGTTGCTGGCGTCCTGGTGGTGTTATGGTGTTGTGGGTGTCGTGGTGTTGCTAGCGtcttggtgttgtggtgttgaggTGTGGTGTTACGGTGTTGCTAGCGTCGTGGTGTTGAGATGTGGTGTTTAGGTGTCATGGTGTTGTTGGTATTGTGGTGTTGTGTTGTTGCTGGCGCCGAGTGTTGCATCATAGCGGTCAGGAGGCTGCAAACTAGAGCGACAGGACTGGAGCGGGGCAAGGCGGGGGCGGGGACGGGGCAGTGGCGGGGCGAGTGACAGGATgggggtgggtgaggaggaggtgtgtcAAGGTCTAGAGAAACGCTGCAGTGCCTCATGAGACGGGCAAAAAATAGTGTGGTTAGCGGCACCTGCCTCGTACGACATGTTTGTA
This DNA window, taken from Eriocheir sinensis breed Jianghai 21 chromosome 68, ASM2467909v1, whole genome shotgun sequence, encodes the following:
- the LOC126988175 gene encoding larval cuticle protein 2-like, which gives rise to MKLCVLALVALVAVVTARPDRVLDLDLDDIHHDLSIADDTSVTGTYSWTSPEGEKYFVRYVADDDGYRVIESNAVPATLGGTAANGAQGAFGSSEEDDDDSRFDFD